The Brassica oleracea var. oleracea cultivar TO1000 unplaced genomic scaffold, BOL UnpScaffold01349, whole genome shotgun sequence genome includes the window TCTCTCGTGACAGAGAGAGAGGCATCTTAACAGTGTCTCAGGAAGACTATGCTTGGAAGGTGTTGGGTAACTATAACATGGAGAAATCAAATAGTGTATCAACACCACTTGGAGCTCATTTTCGTTTGAGTTCAGCTACAGAGAAGGAGTTAAAGGAGCAGGAGGTTTACATGAAGGATGTTCCTTATCAGAGTGCCGTAGGTTCATTAATGTATTCTATGGTGGGCACAAGGCCTGACTTGGCTTATGCTATTGGAATGGTCTGTAGATTCATGAGTAGCCCTATAAAGATACATTGACAGGCGGTCAAATGGATTCTCAGGTACTTGAGAGGTTCTACGAAGGTTAAGCTAGTGTATACTAATGTAGGAAAGTTCGTGGTTAAGGGTTATTTCGATGCTGACTATGGAGCAGACCTGGATAAGCGGAGATCAGTTACTGGGATGGTGTTCACAGTTGGTGGGAATGTCGTGAGTTGGAGATCGAGTCTTCAAAAGTCGATTGCACTATCAACTACAGAAGCAGAGTGGATCACATTGGGAGAAGCATCAAGAGAAGCCATGTGGCTGAGAGGATTCATCAATGAGTTGGGTtttgaacaagacttggtggaaGTCTTCTGCGATTCTCAAAGTGCGATAGCTCTTTCCAGGAATCCAGTTCATCACGAGAAGACGAAGCATGTAGGCATGAAGTACAACTTTGTTCGGGAGTTTGTCAGCGAGAAGATCATTGACGTGGTGAAGATTGCTACACAGTACATTCCCGCAGATATCTTCACAAAAGTGCTACCAGTTGGGAAAATGCGAGAAGCTTTGAGGTTTCTCAGAATTACTGAGAACTGAGTTTGACTGGTGTTAAGTTATGAAGCCTGGTGGGTTTATCAGGGAGACAAGAAGTTGAGCGAGTTCGTTCAGGAGGAGTTGACAAGAAGAGTCAACAAGAGAAGAGATTTGGAGCTTTTAGTTTCAGGACGAGTTGAGTTCAAGAATCAACAAGTGAAGCTTGATACATGCGTGGATACTTGGACAAGGAGGAGATTTGAAGAAATGTGTccatgtatttatatgtatgtgGTTATCGTATACCGCTAGTCTCTCGATTAATTAGCTTAACCGGTTTGGTTAGCTAAAGTCACGTGTGTTTTCACGTGGGTTAAGAGTTGTAAAACGACGAGATATAAGTCGCTGTCTCTTTACCCTAGCTCGAGCTAAGTAGAAGAGTGATTGAGATAAGAGCGAGAGAGTAGAGAGACTGGAGGTTACGGTTGTGATCCAAGCTCAAAATCTGAACTAAGTAGTGGATTGCTGATCTCTGATCGGCCCCAGGTGCGGTGAACCTGGGTAACAAGTTCTTGTGTCATTTCTCTTCTAGTTAATCAACTCCAACGAACCAGAGTCTACTTTATTTGCGGTCTGGTCCTCTACAACTTTTTCAATGTGTGTTTTGCTTTTTGTTTCTATGGCCTCGCCAAGCCAAGTATCATTGTATATGAGATACTCTCCACATCACAACTACAAGGGACCAGATCAAGTAATCACGCACCCAAGGAAAACGATAAACATATAGACCAAATTCATACTTGTGCTAGTCTTCTCCTTTATAATCCAACACTTGTTCTGTACAAAACCTCTAACACTTGGGAGgctaatatatagttttcaacAGTCTTTTACTACTTCTCTAGCCCAAATGATTTTAAACTTATGCAGAGTTTCAAACCCCAAACTACattacctttttttctttttctttctagaAATAGAGAATATTTGGAAGAAATAGAAAGGCTCAAATATGATGATTACATTTCTACAAGCTATTGCTCTCAACCGGTTGAACAAGTagccctcctcctcctctgtcATCGTTAGTCATCTTTTTCAGGGATCTGTATTGCAGCCGAACACTGTCTCCACTCTCCACAATCTTTAATAGATACCTAATATCAGGAAAACAAATGAGTTTGGGAACTGAACTCAATAACTCTCTTTTAACCTACAAAGCGTAGTTTTAGTTACCAGCCATTGAGACATTGAGATGTCACGATCGCTTCCTTTCCAACATACTTCTCCGGTGTTCTCCTGTTTCCCTGCAATGGTGAAATGTGTTTCATAGAGTATATGCTGGAAGAAATAGATCAGAAGCCAGGATATGAACAATAATGGCCTACCTTGATAAGTACTTTCTCGTTTACAGCAAATGGATAATGAACCACTCGCTGCTGTAATCCATCATCCGTAGCTGGATCTCCATGTTCCTGCAGGGGAAGTCCATCAATTATATAAGCTAAGGTAAACAGAAAATAGAGGGATAAGTTTGGAGATAGTAATATGTAACCAGAAACCACCAAAGACATACAAAGCAATTAACAATACAGAGCAGTGTCAGATCATCTTACCACATCCATTTGATCACTCATTTCTTTTCTACGCCTTCTCATAGCTGCGTTGTGGAAAAGTCTTTTATCATCTTGTTGCTTTATAGCTGAAGCAGCAGCTCTAAGAGCTAGGTGTTTGACATTAAAAATAACAGTTAAGATTGTTTGACTACACTGTTGGATAATAAGAGAGTGAAGCTTTATGGGAATTACCATGGTTAGGGACCAGAGACCCAGGCTCGATTTCTGCATTGCAGAGCGTACATCTAGACTGTGCAGAAGATAACCGTGGTTATGAAATAATCTTGGGTATGTAGAGGAACCATCACATGGAACTAGCATAAGGAAACAAACACCAACCATTTCAAGGACTCTTCTAAGCATGAGGCCACCAAATGAATGCCCACAAGAGACGACAATCGCATCTTCAAGAAACGCACCGCTAAACATCCAAGAGTTTGCAAAACATATGAATTAGGACCCTGATTTCAATGCTGAGTACTTTTTCATTGACTCATCCAAGCAAACCATAAAAAATACATGAAGGGAAAATTGGTACTCACGAAATTGGATCTGAGAGAACACTTCTTAAGGAAGGCTCTTTGCAAACATCATCCCGTGAAACCTGACATCCACAATTCAGAAGAAGATATCTTGACATAAGACCTTGTGCTCAGAGCAGTTAACATCAAACGTAGAAACTTATATCATTATCATGAGACCAAATGAAAGGAGATCATTAAACAAATGTACAGTACGTTGCACATCGGCTCATTAAAATCTAGATCAAGATTAACTAAAAGACCAAAGCGCGTGTTGTGAAAGAATACAACAAATTTCAAATCGTTTCCTCAATACTATACATTTCGACTCCAATTTGTCAAGGTAAAAGACAGAGTTGGGTACTATTGGTTTTGTACGCTTACATGTGCATTAACAACCTACTCTATTAGCTTTATTATTATAAGAGAAGATGAGCTTACATTGGTTTTCACAGGCGGAGTAACTGGAGTCTCATTCTCGGCCAATAGGTTATCCATAAACTGACTGACAGATACTGGCACATAGCTTTGGGGAATCACATGGCCAGCTGCTTCAACTGGGGAGCAATCTAGTATGGCATTACTTTTCGGCATAAGCCTAAATGCTAGTGATGCCCTGCGAGTGAGAAGTTTGGAGATTTAATTTAACATGTAAGCATGCAATCCTAGTATGTGAAagcttattatatttttataaacataccTTCCGCGAGTGTCAGTGCCAGAGAAATGATCAGTAGTAGCTCTATAAGAGGCAGCTGGACGGAGACCTGCAGTAGCATGACTAAGCGCTTTGCCAGTAATGAGTAAGATATCACCAATCCCACATCCATTATCTGCTGCGTACCAACGACCATTTGGGTCACATACCTAAAGGTATTTTCAAGCTGATCATGTCAGATTCATATGAAAGTATTCTTGAGAAACTATCCTCTTGTTGAAAGCGTATCTATGTATTGTTAGATACACACAGAGAGTTCATAGAAAGGTGACCTGGATGCCAGAGCCATCTGAGCAGAACAGTGTCAACAAACCCTTCTCAAACTCAATATTACCACCTCCAGAAGCAGGTTTCCCATTTTGGATCGAAGCATGAGCATAGGAAGCCAAAAGCACAGAGGAGGAGACCTCATTTGGAGCTAGTGGGAAGTCATCGAGCATATGGTTAAACACACTGCAAAACAGATCCCCCCCCACACTTGTCACAAATGACTTAAACCATAAAAGGAAAGAGGTGATACTATGATAATAGTAATAGTAGTAAACATAACCATCCTACTCGCTTCTTAGACGTAGATGCCTTGCAACTGCAGACAAAGCAGCTCTCGCTACTTTACCCAAGCACCGAAAAACCTCAGCCATACACGGAGGCGACGAATCCAAATCCTCAACAGATCTATTCACAAGCCAAACAAACACTCATTACAACAATATATACATAAGCAGTGATAACAATCAAAGAGCCTAACCTTCCAGCTCTGTACATAGAGAGGCCACGATTGGCTTTACCAGAAACGCTATTTCGAGTTCTGAAATACAAGCGAGCAGCTTCGAGGCCACACCGCATCAGCGCGGTGTCTTCGCTCCCAAGCTCGATCACGGAAGCGTTGTATCTCATCAGAGACGCAGACAGAGCCTCGACGGCTTTCGCGTAGGAGGGAGAAGGAGCTCCTTCGTAAGGCAGAATGTCTGATAACCGAACCCTAGCGAGAGGACACCCGGACGACGACATCAGCGTGGAGTCTCCGGTGGGGTGAGAAGCGGAGATCGGCGGCGTCGCTGTGATGGGATGGGGCTTGTTCAAGCGGGGAGATGCAGAAGGAGAGTGGGCGGGGATAAAGGTTGAAGGCGTGATCGGAGACGAGACGTGGCGGTAATCCACCATACGTCGTCGTTTCAGAGACggatttgggttttttttttttttctttaaactgTAAGGAAGGTTTacttttactctctctctctctctgctgaTGGGTGAGGAGGGATGACTAGTTTGATGATGAATTGAGACGAGGAATCGATGTTTATGGGTACATCGCAGTCGATGGAGTGGAGATTCAAGGTGGGAACGTTGGATTCGCCGGAGAAATGCGGTTCTGggactctgttttttttgttgctttgtTAGGTGTGTTGTTGTAATGTTTAGAGAGGGTAAGGTAATAAAAAGCGCAGGCCTTTTTTGTACTTtcactttttactttttttgggtcaaacttAACTCCAAAGATTTACTAGTTAGTCGTACATACATTCATTCGATTTGGAACtggatttggatttggatttggattttttttttcttttttcagccAAAATATAAAGGGTTAATTCGATGGATAACCATATTGGGAAAAAtattagatatgtaaataaaacGGTAGCGAGAAATAGAAAGATAAAGGAGAGATGATATGgtaaattggtaaaaaaaaaaaaatgctatagAATCAATTTTCccaaatgtaaattaattttagagaaaatgacaCAAAGAACGCCAAACAAAGTTTTCCtccccaaactagcactcaggATCAGAAATCACAAAAATAGGTTTCACTAAAGAGGTAATTTACCCTTATGTCCTCTTCTTTaagtaattaaaaagaaaaatttgaaatcaattgTCGCCGTCCTCGTTTCatcgcttcttcttctcctcatcGCTGTCTttcgtcgtcgtcgtctctccgtcgtcgtcatCGTCGTCGTCTNNNNNNNNNNNNNNNNNNNNNNNNNNNNNNNNNNNNNNNNNNNNNNNNNNNNNNNNNNNNNNNNNNNNNTTCTCAATTGATCTATCGTTTCTACGTCTATTcatctcattctctctctcgtGTGTCTGATTTGATTAAGGTTTGAATCATTTCATTTTGTTATACATTATCtagtttttgttatatattattcatttgttGATGAATTGAAGTTGATTTTGTAGAACAATGGAAGTTTTGTGCATCTGTGGACAATGGATCTCAAAAGAATATCTCCAGTGGGAGTTTCTTGTTGATTTGAAGAGGAATGCATCAATCATTTCCATAGAAGAAGATCTACTGTATGAAGATTTGATGAAGATTGTCTCTGAAGATTTTAGTGTTAAAGAGGAAGAAATCAGTTTGAGTTATGGTATTTCATTGGATATGAAATGTATTATTGAAAGTTTCCCCCCACTCTCGATAGGTAATACTCGTCAGCTCAGAACTTTCATTTCCAAGACTAGAGCATTTGATGGAACCTGTCGTTTGTGTGTTAAggtttgtatgatttttttcttccttaGACTTTTCAGGATATGCTTCCTAATCAAGTATTATGCCTTACAGAANNNNNNNNNNNNNNNNNNNNNNNNNNNNNNNNNNNNNNNNNNNNNNNNNNNNNNNNNNNNNNNNNNNNNNNNNNNNNNNNNNNNNNNNNNNNNNNNNNNNNNNNNNNNNNNNNNNNNNNNNNNNNNNNNNNNNNNNNNNNNNNNNNNNNNNNNNNNNNNNNNNNNNNNNNNNNNNNNNNNNNNNNNNNNNNNNNNNNNNNNNNNNNNNNNNNNNNNNNNNNNNNNNNNNNNNNNNNNNNNNNNNNNNNNNNNNNNNNNNNNNNNNNNNNNNNNNNNNNNNNNNNNNNNNNNNNNNNNNNNNNNNNNNNNNNNNNNNNNNNNNNNNNNNNNNNNNNNNNNNNNNNNNNNNNNNNNNNNNNNNNNNNNNNNNNNNNNNNNNNNNNNNNNNNNNNNNNNNNNNNNNNNNNNNNNNNNNNNNNNNNNNNNNNNNNNNNNNNNNNNNNNNNNNNNNNNNNNNNNNNNNNNNNNNNNNNNNNNNNNNNNNNNNNNNNNNNNNNNNNNNNNNNNNNNNNNNNNNNNNNNNNNNNNNNNNNNNNNNNNNNNNNNNNNNNNNNNNNNNNNNNNNNNNNNNNNNNNNNNNNNNNNNNNNNNNNNNNNNNNNNNNNNNNNNNNNNNNNNNNNNNNNNNNNNNNNNNNNNNNNNNNNNNNNNNNNNNNNNNNNNNNNNNNNNNNNNNNNNNNNNNNNNNNNNNNNNNNNNNNNNNNNNNNNNNNNNNNNNNNNNNNNNNNNNNNNNNNNNNNNNNNNNNNNNNNNNNNNNNNNNNNNNNNNNNNNNNNNNNNNNNNNNNNNNNNNNNNNNNNNNNNNNNNNNNNNNNNNNNNNNNNNNNNNNNNNNNNNNNNNNNNNNNNNNNNNNNNNNNNNNNNNNNNNTCAGATTTTGGTTAGAGGGACTCCTGAAGACAGCTATTACAATTTGTCTAGGTGGTTGTATAAAATCACAGAAACAAACCCTGGTTCCTTGACTTATCAACATGTGGATGCTGCAGGAAAGTTCAAGTATGCATTTGTGGCTTTTGGTCCTTCGATAAGGGGATTCTCATTGATGAGGAGAGTTATTGCAGTAGATGGTACATTTCTGAAGGGAAAATTCAATGGGACTTTATTGGCAGCTTGTGCTCAAGATGGGAATTATCATCTATATCCTCTCGCCTTTGCAGTGGTTGACGCAGAAAATGGCGCCTCTTGGAAATGGTTCTTTAGAGGTTTGAGCCAGAAGATCCCGGACGCTTCGGATCTTGTTTTTGTATCAGacaaagctaactcaatttctTCAGCGTTGGAGGATGTATATCCCTTATCTCACCATGGAATTTGCAGGATCCATCTGCTCCGCAACATCACTCCTACATATGCGAAGACTGGGTTGCTACCTCTGGTGGAAAGCGCTGCTGATGCCTATACGTGTCACGAGTTCTGGTTAATCTTCAAGGACATAAAGGATAAATGTCCTGAATTGGCTAAGTATCTGGAAGATTCTGATTTTAGGAAGTGGGCACGAAGCTATGCGCCTGCGAACAGGTATAATATCATGACTACCAACATTGCAGAGTCTCTCAATTCTATGTTGAGGATGCCTCGTGAGTTGCCCATTATCTCTCTCCTTGAAACTATCAGATTGACGATGACCACTTGGTTTTTTGAGCGACGCGAAGCGGCTGCGAAACATAAGCACGTGGTTACTCCAAAAGTTGTGCAGAAATTGGTATCTAGGTTAGGGGCCGCAATGTTGTTGAATGTGTATCAAGTTGATCGAAGCGAGTTTGAGGTGAAGAATGAAACAATGAAGTTTGTTGTTGACTTGGAGAAGCGGCATTGCACATGTAATGTTTTCGACATTGACAAGATCCCCTGCATCCATGCCATCGCTGCTGCTAA containing:
- the LOC106321248 gene encoding uncharacterized protein LOC106321248, whose product is MEVLCICGQWISKEYLQWEFLVDLKRNASIISIEEDLLYEDLMKIVSEDFSVKEEEISLSYETNPGSLTYQHVDAAGKFKYAFVAFGPSIRGFSLMRRVIAVDGTFLKGKFNGTLLAACAQDGNYHLYPLAFAVVDAENGASWKWFFRGLSQKIPDASDLVFVSDKANSISSALEDVYPLSHHGICRIHLLRNITPTYAKTGLLPLVESAADAYTCHEFWLIFKDIKDKCPELAKYLEDSDFRKWARSYAPANRYNIMTTNIAESLNSMLRMPRELPIISLLETIRLTMTTWFFERREAAAKHKHVVTPKVVQKLVSRLGAAMLLNVYQVDRSEFEVKNETMKFVVDLEKRHCTCNVFDIDKIPCIHAIAAAKHIKRDENLFVDASHLTETWAKAYAESIHPGGELSTSTYPENIDEL
- the LOC106321246 gene encoding uncharacterized protein LOC106321246, producing MVDYRHVSSPITPSTFIPAHSPSASPRLNKPHPITATPPISASHPTGDSTLMSSSGCPLARVRLSDILPYEGAPSPSYAKAVEALSASLMRYNASVIELGSEDTALMRCGLEAARLYFRTRNSVSGKANRGLSMYRAGRSVEDLDSSPPCMAEVFRCLGKVARAALSAVARHLRLRSDVFNHMLDDFPLAPNEVSSSVLLASYAHASIQNGKPASGGGNIEFEKGLLTLFCSDGSGIQVCDPNGRWYAADNGCGIGDILLITGKALSHATAGLRPAASYRATTDHFSGTDTRGRASLAFRLMPKSNAILDCSPVEAAGHVIPQSYVPVSVSQFMDNLLAENETPVTPPVKTNVSRDDVCKEPSLRSVLSDPISGAFLEDAIVVSCGHSFGGLMLRRVLEMSRCTLCNAEIEPGSLVPNHALRAAASAIKQQDDKRLFHNAAMRRRRKEMSDQMDVEHGDPATDDGLQQRVVHYPFAVNEKVLIKGNRRTPEKYVGKEAIVTSQCLNGWYLLKIVESGDSVRLQYRSLKKMTNDDRGGGGLLVQPVESNSL